The stretch of DNA TAATCGTTTTGGGGAGCGGTTTTGATTCTTATGTTTACTCATGGTTGACCTTCTTCCACGAGGTTTAGGACGCAATCCAGCCACACCTTGTTCCTGGTAAATTTTCATCCAACTATTAGCCTGGCTACTGGAAATTCCAAAGTGAATTGCGGCTTGGTTACGACTGATCTCGTGAGTTTGAATATAGTCTACCACGCTTATCTTATAATCCTGTGAATACTTGTTACGATGATGACTTACTTTTAGTGAACTCATACCATGAACTTGAGCACGTTTTACCCATGAAGAAACAGTACTATGCCGGGCAATCTGATACTTTTGTTGTAATTCATTTAATCCAATCCCCCCATCCAAATATTCATGAACCACCTTAGCTTTAAATTTACTGCTATATTTAGTCATAATAAAAACCCCACAATCGTTAGACTCATCTGTCTAACAATTGTAGGGCACTTCAAAATTCCAGACTCATTTTTGCTGATTCTAGGTTCGACAGTGAGTTACCGGCGAGTATGGCGGCTAGATCGATGGTGCTTAATGACTTTTGTTTTATGTGCGCGCACGGGACGCCTGAATTTCAATCGCAAGCGTAAGACAGTCCGTGGTGTGGCGCGGCGGGCCGCGTTAGCCGTTAGTGTGGGTGTACAGGCAAGGCTGGCGGTGATCCCCAAAGTTAACGCCAGCAAGCCGAGTCGTGGTAATTTCATCCCATAATTCCCCCTCAATGATGTCTTAAGGTTACCGGTTTAAGTCTAGAAGGTCAATTGTGGTTGGCTGATTATTTACCAAACTTTTACACAGTGTTAATGAAGAATTAACGAAAACTGTCGGAATATGATTGTATTTTGGCAGGGTTTCCTTTAAGGTGAAGATATTAACAAAAAGGGAGTTACTAACAATGAATATTGAAATTTTAAACTCAGCCATCCAAGATCTTCATTTCCAAATCATTTATGATCGCGATGAAAGTAAAGACGAACCTGGCAAGGGCCAATTCAGTTACACGCCAGCCAACGATGATGTTAAAAAGACATTTGGTGATGATGTTGTCCAGGCACAACTTGAAGTAACTTATAAAGAAGACATGTACGATTTATCAGCGACTGTTTTTGCCATTGTTCGTTTAAGTGGCGAATTAGTTGGGATCATCGAACGTCAATCCAACGATAAGAAGATTGAAGACGATGAACAAGCGATGTTAGATAACTTGAATAATGCGATTATCCCAGCATTGTCCGCAAAAGCCCGGGCATATGCCGCATTGCTTTCAACCGAAGCCAGCAACTTTGCCATCATGCCAGCTGACTTTGATAATCAACAAGCAAACTCAACTGACGCTGAATAAGGTCAAACAGGATTGGTTTACCAAATTTTTTGGTAAGCCTTTTTTCATTCTAAAGACTACACTTATGCCTGAAATAAGCTGGTTATTTAGTTAAAAAGTGTTAATTAGTTGTCTGTAAAAAGTTAGGCTTTAGATTGTGTAACCGCTAACAAGCATGCTATAATGTGTTCGAGCCTAGATATGAACTGTGAACTAACCTCGGCGATCAGTTGGAAGTGTCAAAAGGTTTTTTGGAGGATTTTGCCATTATCGCATTGGTTCGTCGCGCTTAATAGTCCTTGTCAAAGATGGGGGTGGCGGTTTGAGTGAAGTTGA from Lactiplantibacillus brownii encodes:
- a CDS encoding helix-turn-helix domain-containing protein, translated to MTKYSSKFKAKVVHEYLDGGIGLNELQQKYQIARHSTVSSWVKRAQVHGMSSLKVSHHRNKYSQDYKISVVDYIQTHEISRNQAAIHFGISSSQANSWMKIYQEQGVAGLRPKPRGRRSTMSKHKNQNRSPKRLTATKEEKYKQQITELKRQLHNAELDRDILKTLATITRKQPK